Within Hydrogenispora ethanolica, the genomic segment TAGCGCAATATTTCACCCAATTTGGTGATAAGGACGCTGGTTTCTTCATCGCCTTTCAAGACTAACATCCAATAAATCGTATCCAGGGTATTATAAAGAAAATGCGGATTGATCTGAGCCTTTAACGCTCTTAATTCAGCTTCCTTCTCGCGTAAGTTTTCCTGATAGACCTCTTCGATCAAATACCGCAGTTCCTTGGTCATTTCATTGAAAACCTCATTCAACTCCTTCATTTCATCCACCGGGTCGGCGGCCGAAGTGGCAGCGGCGTTTACATTCAAATTGCCGGCCATCACCTTTCTCATCGAACGCACCAATTCCCTTACTGGGCCGGTGATCTTTTGGGAAATAATGACCGAGATGTAGATGGCCACGATGATGGCGACGATGCCAATGATCAGGATTAACCTTTGAATGTTGGCATAGTTCTTATTTAAATCGTTGATTGAGACAATGCTCAACAGCTTCCATTGCGTCACATCATTGGTGATAAAGTTGATCACAAATCCTTTGCGCAATGCCGAGCCGGCGACGGCATTTAAAATGCCTTTTTGAAGAATTTTGCCGTATTCGCCGTAAACATTGGCGCCGACCCATCTTTCCGGCCTTCCCGCAATAATATTGCCCTGGCGATCCGCGATATAGGCGGCGCCGATATCCCCTTCCATCGTGAAATTATCCCACAGTTTGGTTTCACGGACTACCATAATGATGAAGCCGATATCCTGAAACGTGTCCAGATCTCTGATCTTGCGGGCCACCAGGAAAAAATGATCGCCCCGGTTCTTGGCGGCATAGCGGACGAATTCACTGCGGGAAAAAAGCATCTCGCCCCGGCTATGCTCCAATCTCCGTTCGATTGCGGCAATATGTGAATGAACATACTCGACCAATTCAATCTCCGCTTCTTGATAGATCGCCCCGGACTTTGAAACGATAAAGAAACCTTCAATCTCATTGGAGATGGCATAGCTTAATTCCGGGGAAAACCTACTGATAAAAGCGTCGGCGTTTCTGCCCTTAACCAATAATGCCTGGATTTCCCGGTTGGAGATGATCGTCTTCGAAAAGAGATCGAGATCAGCGACGAACTTGGTCAATTTTTCGTTTTTCTGTTTCAAAATGACTTGAATATAATTTTTATTGATATCCTGGACCGTGAAACGAATCACATAATCGGTGGCGATCTGCTGGAAAACAATCACGATAAAGATGAGAATCGAGAAACTAACCGCCATCCTTCTGCTGAAGCCCGTCAGTCGTAAGCCTTTTAACATTTTCCCTCGCTCATTGGAACTCATTGCTGGTTTCATTGGATATTTCTATAAAATGGCTAGTTATCCTTTATTAAACAGATATCGTTTACTCTGTAACAGGAAAGCACTCGTTGAATGGTCAACGAGTGCTCATTTGATAATATTGTTTAGTTTTTGCTATCCGATCCGGTATTGCTTATTATTCCGGATCGTTATATCACGAATCAGTCATACAGCAATGGCTTGATCTGGGCCGAATCGATGTTGGTCCGGTCATACCAGAAGAACCCGGTATCGATGACCTTTTTCACCTTTTGGCCTTTGATGGCCATGACTGCGGCTTTTACCGCTTCATAGCCGATGCCGATCGGGTTCTGGGTGATCGCGCCGGCCATCTTGCCGGAATGGACCGCGTCGATCTGGGGCTTCCCGGAGTCATAACCGACGACCACGATCTTGCCGGTCTTTTTCAGTTCGGTGACTGCGTTCAAAACGCCGATAGCCGAACCCTCATTGGCGCCGAAGAAGCCTTTCAGATTGGGATGAGCCTGCATGATCGCCTTGGCAAGGTCGGTGGATTTGAGATGATCGCCCGCGCCGTATTGGATATCCACGATCTTGATATTGCGGTACTTGGATTTGATGCGGTTCACGAAACCATCGCGACGGTCAATTCCGGTCCGGCTGGTTTGGTCATGGACGATGACCGCGACCTCGCCCTTACCGCCGATGAGTTGCGCCATTTTATCGGCGGCCAGAGCGGCGGCGGCTACGTTGTCCGTGGCGGCGGTCGCCACCGGGATGTCGCTGTCGACTCCGGAGTCAAAGCCGATGACCGGGATGTTCGAAGCTTTGGCCTGCATCAACAGGGGTATCACCGCTTTGCTGTCGAGAGCGGCCAGGCAGATGGCTTTGGGGTTTTTGCTGAGCGCGGTCTGGAGCATATCGATCTGCTTGTCGACCATCGCTTCGCTCTCCGGGCCTTCGAAGGTGATGTCGACGTCAAATTCCTTGGCCGCCTTTTCAGCGCCCAGCTTGACCGCTTGCCAGAATTGATGCTGGAATCCTTTGGAGATGACCGGGATATAGATTCTGGGGTTGGCCGCAAGGGAAAGACCGCTGAGCAGTGAGACCACCAATAACAGGCAGACCAGGGTAAAACCGATTCGGACCTTCTTCATGTCTATTCCTCCCTTTTTTATTGTATCAGCCCCGGTTCCGGGGCGGAATACCGTCCCCATAACCCAGCGGCTAATGGGCTTTTTTCCGCCGGATGATATCCATATAGACCGCCAGGATCACCACCGACCCGACCACCACCGTCTGCCATTCCTGGGGAATCGAAAGGATCCGCAAGCCATTGGTCAGCACGCTCATCACGAATGCGCCGATGACTGTTCCCAAAATGGTGCCTTCCCCGCCGCTGAGTGAAGTGCCGCCGATGACCGCGGCGGCGATGGCTTCCATTTCGTAGCCCTGGCCGAGGGCGGGTTGGGCCGAGGCCAGCCGGGAGGCCATGATGATCCCCGCCAGGCCGCTGAATGCTCCGCCCAGGGTGTAGATGCCGATCTTCCAGGCATCGACATTGATCCCCGACAGGCGGGCCGCCTCTTCGTTACTGCCGAGCGCGAAGGTATAGCGGCCGAGGGCGGTCTTGGTCAGAACCAAATTGGCGATGATGGCCACCCCGAAGAAGATCCATACTGCGCTCGGGATCCCTAAAACCGTGCCCATGGCGATATTCATGAAAGGAAGCGTGTCCGTGAAGTAGATCGGCTTGGTGCCGGAGATCACCAGTGAAAGCCCCTTGGTGATCATCATCATGCCCAGGGTCGCGATGAACGGCGGAATCTTCATCCGGGCGGTCAAGGAGCCGCTGATGAAGCCGCATAGGGCTCCGGCGGCCAGGCCGCCGAGCACGCCGATATAAATGGGCAGTTTCAAGAAGGTGATGAAGACGCCGGTCATCACCGCTCCAAAAGTCATCACCGTGCCCACCGAGAGATCGATCCCGCCGGTAATGATGACAAAGGTCGTCCCCACGGCCAGTACCCCATTGACCGCGGTAGAGAGCAGGATGCCGATGATATTGTTGACGTTGGCGAAATTGGGCGAGGCGAGCGAAAAAAAGATAAACATCACAATCAGGCTGGCAAAAGCCAGAATCTTCTGGGTCGCGCTGGAGCGGAACAGGGATCGTTGCGGAACGCCTTTCGGCTCCGTCACTATCGGTACATTCCTCATCTTCTCAAAACCCTCCCATTCGGTATTGGTAAAAGCGTTGTGATAAACCCTGTCAGGGAAAAACGCCCGCCATTTAACGGCTGGTCGCATACTGCATGATCCGTTCCTGCGTGGCCTCGGCTGCGCTCAGTTCGCCGGTGATCCGGCCTTCGCACATCACCACGATGCGGTGGCTCATCCGCAAGATCTCGGGCAACTCCGAGGAAATCATGATGATGGCCTTGCCGCTCTCCGCCAACCTGTTCAACAACTTATAAATCTCGCTCTTGGCGCCGACATCGATCCCGCGGGTGGGTTCATCGAAGATCAGGATGTCGCAGTCCCGCACCAACCATTTGCCGACGACCACCTTTTGCTGGTTCCCGCCCGAGAGATGCTTCACTCTCTGTTGCAGACCGGGAGTCTTGATCTGCAGCTCCTCCACGATCGCCTGGGCCTGGCTGCGGGTCCGCGCCACATTGACCCAGCCCATGAAACCCAAAAAGCGCTCAAAGGCGGCGAGCACAATATTGGTTTCCAGCTCCATCCCGAGGATCAATCCGTACCGTTTCCGGTCCTCGGAGAGGTAGCCGATGCCGCAGCGAACCGCATCCTTGGGGTTCTTTATGCCGATCCGGCGACCCTTCACATAGATCTCCCCGGAATCGATGGGGTCCGCTCCGAAGATGGCCCGCGCCACCTCGGTGCGGCCGGCGCCCATCAGTCCGGCGAAACCGAGGACCTCGCCTTTTTTCAGTTGAAAGCTGACATCCCGGATTAGCCGGCCCCGGTTCAGGTTTTTGACTTCCAGCACGATTTCCGAACCGGCGTCAACGGTATTTTGATGAAATGTCTCGTAGATTTCCCGGCCGACCATCATGCCGATGATCCGGTCGATGGTGACATCGGCCGTCACCACGGTATCGATATAGCGTCCGTCCCGCATCACGGTGACCCGGTCGGAGATCTGCTTTAACTCCTCCATCCGGTGGGAGATGTAGATGACGCCCACTCCTTTATCGCGGAGTTGGCGAATGATCCGAAAAAGTTCCTTGATCTCGGCCTCGGTCAAGGTCGCGGTCGGTTCATCCATGATCAGCACCTTGGATTGGTAGGATAACGCTTTGGCGATCTCGACCATCTGCTGTTTGGCGACGGTCAGGTCAGCCACCCGGATCCGCGGATCCAGATCCAGATGTAACGCATCCAATAGTTCCTGAGTCTGGCGGTTCATCTCTGGTTCATTCAGGATGAAATGGGCCCTTTGGCGCGGTTCGCGGCCAATGAAGATATTCTGGGCCACCGTCAGATGGGGCATCAGATTAAACTCCTGATAAATAATGCTGATCCCCAATTCCTGGGCCGTCTTGGGATTAACGATCTCCACTTCCTTTCCCTGATAGAAGATGCGTCCGGCATCTTTCCGGTATACACCGGTGAGTACCTTCATCAGCGTCGATTTTCCGGCGCCGTTCTCGCCGACCAGCGCATGAATCTCGCCGGAGCGGAGCTCAAACTGGCACTGGCTGAGCGCATGAACTCCGGGAAAGGTTTTTTCGATTCCTTCCATCCGAACCAGAATTTCATCCATACTTGTGATCACCCCGCCGTTATCTGTTATTATGAATCGATCGTCACGAATTCAGGTTCAATCAATGCTACGGGCTGGTTTCACGGAACCACGGATCAAAAAATTAGACTCCAAAAGTACCCGGGTGGGGGAAGAATTTTTATGTTTCATCCGGTGCACTAATATGTCCACCGCCATCTGCCCCATCATGTAAGCGGGCTGGTTAATTGAAGTAAAGAAAGGGTTTAATACCGATGCGGAATCGTTATCATCAAAACAGACAATTCCGATGTCCTCGGGAACATTGAAGTTCGCTTCCCGCAATGCAACAACCCCCCCAATCGCTAAAAAGTTGTTCACGGCAAAAATCGTGGTTGGCCGGGGAGCCTGTTGTAATAAATTACGGACCAGTCTGGTCCCGGTTTCGATGTTCGGTTTGTCTCCGTAAAGAATTAATCGTTCATCAATGGGGATGCCGGCGTTCAGTAAAGCCGCTCGATATCCATCGATTCTTTGGCGGTGAGCTGAATTCTCTTGAGAACCGGAGATTATCGCAATAGTTTTATGGCCTAAGCCAATTAAATACTCGACTAAGCTTTGCGCATTACGCTGGTTGTCTGTTCCCACGAAATCAGTTATTAATGCTTCAACCTCGCGGTCCACCAGTACTAAAGGTATCTCCCTTTTAATAACTGTTTTTAGGTTAATAACCTTGGGAGAGACCGGAGCGATAATCAAACCGTCAATCCTGCGTTCAAGAAACATTTGAATATAGGTCTGTTCTTTCTGAATATCTTCATCAGTATTTCCGAAGATAACAGCAAATCCATCTTCATTCGCTTGATCTTCGGCGCCACGTAACAGGGTAGTGAAAAAATGATTCGTAACATCGGGGAGAATCACTGCAATGGTATTGGTGGTTTTTCGCACCAAGCTGCTGGCGTTGCTGTTTGGAATAAAATGTAACTCTTTCAGCAGGGATTGAACCTTAATCCGGGTTTCCTCACGAACATACGGATGGTTATTAAGCACCCTGGAGACAGTGGTGGTCGAAACCCCCGCTTTTCTTGCAACATCATAAATCGTTGCCATTTCCCTCTGCTTATGAAACCTCTTTCAAAGAAATTTCCATAAACCAACATAGAATAAAATGGTTAATCGGTCAATTTTATGAAACCCATTTCATAGAAAATATTCAACTTTAAGACAGCTTTTCCTTCATAAATTTAATTTTTATTTAAATTTTTTTTGCCATTTGGTTACATCATCTTGAGATTACAACATAGAAAGGAATCTCCCAGGATTTTAGGGAGTGCTTAGTCGCTGTTATTCAGCGGGGCATTCTTTTTTGACCCGCCAGCCACGTCCAGGCAATTGACCGTTTATTCTCGCCTCTTAAGTCGTGGCCTTCCGTGAGTGCAAATCGATGCGAACTTGATAATCTTTAAAGAAACTTCGCAACACAATATGTAATAGCCTTTTTCAAGGTTTCTCACATTATTGTGTTGCGAAGGATACTTATGGATTAAGAATCTTCTAGAGTTTCCCGGGAACTTACTTTAGTTTAGTAGACTTTCTTCCAGTCGGCGATGTTTTGTTTGTCAAACTTAAAGGGATCGCCCAACATGATTTCAGTTCCGTCTCCCACCTTAATGATCTTTTTGGTGCCAAGCCGGCCGGCTTTAAATGACTCGCCGGCCTTGCCGGTAATCGAGCCTTTTACCAGCGCGTCCGCCGCATATCCGGCCAGATAACCGACATCGATGGGATTCCACAGGTACATCCATTCGCAGACGCCGCTCTCGATGTAGTCCGCCATCTCGCTGGGTAGCCCCAAACCGGTCAGATGGACTTTGCCCTTCAAACCTTTGTCGGTGAGAACCTTGCCGGCCGCGGCAATGCCCACGGTCGTCGGGGCGATGATCCCCTTCAAGTTCGGATAGGATTTGAGCAACGCTTCCGTTTCGGAAACGCTCTTATCCCGCAGATCATCGCCGTAGGCCACTTTAACCAGTTTGATCTGACGGTATTTCGGATTTTTCAGTTCTTCCTTCATCCACTGAATCCAGGTATTCTGGTTGGTAGCTTGTGACGTTGCGCTTAAAACGGCGATCTGGCCTTTACCGCCGATCATTTTGGCGACGGCTTGAATCAGGATCCGGCCGATGCGCTCCGAATCCGCCTGGTTGACATGGACCAGCCGGCTTTGAGGATTTACGGCGGAGTCCAGCGAAAGGACTTTAATTCCTTCCCTGGCGGCTTTGGTCAGAACGGGCTGGAGGGCATCCTGGTCATTGGCGGAGACGGCGATAGAATCCACCCGTTGGGCAATCAGCTCCTCCACCATCTGAATCTGCGCTTCCACCGTCGGTTGATCGGGGGCTTTCAGGATCGCCGTTCCTCCCAACTCCCCAATGGCATTCTTGAATCCTTCCATCATCTTCTCGCCGTAAGGATTGCCGGTATTCTTAAATACGATGGCAAACCGTTTGGGGGATGCGGCCAGGCTAAGGCTACCGAACAATACCAGCGCCAACGCCAGGGAAATGATAGTCCTTACTGCCTTTTTCACTTTTCTTCAACCTCCCTTTTGTTTTTATATAAAACAGTCCTGGGACCGTTTTATATCGTTTTGTCGATTTTCCTCCGTTCCTCCCATTGCTGCATCTGCGGTTGTTTGCCGCGCAAGTTCAGTTTCAGATTGGGGATCATCACCGCCAATACCAGCAACAGGCCGATGATGATCAACAGCACCTGGGCGGGGATATTAACCAAGCCGAGTCCGTACCGGAGATAACCGATCAGGAATATGGCCAAAACGGCGCCGATGATTCTGCCTTTTCCGCCGGCGGTGCTCACTCCGCCCAAGACCGCCATGGCGATGACGTCCAACTCATAACCGAGCGCGATGTTCGGCCGGGTACTGCCCATCCGGGATGTCAGGAACAAGGCGGTCACCCCCGCCATCAAACCGGCCAGGGTAAAGATGATTAGTTTTATCTGATCCACCCGGACCCCGGAAAACCGGCAGGCGGTAATATTAGTTCCCATGGCATAAACGCGCCTGCCGAAAGTCGTCTTATGGAGCAACAACCCGAATGCGATAGCGAACACGATAAACGCCACCAGGATAAAGGGTACTCCTCCGATGTAACCCCATCCTAAATAGGTGTACCATTCCGGAAATTTGCCAGCCGCCTGATCTTGCAGGATGATATAGGCGATTCCCCGATACGTGATCATGGTGGCAAGCGTCACGATCACCGCGGATAACTCCTTAAACTTGACGATAATCAGGCCGTTTAGGAAGCCGCACAGGGTCCCTACGGCCAAACCGATGACCATGGCCAGCTCCATCGGCACTCCCGCGTTGTATCCGACCGCCATGATCACCGAGGACAAAGCGACGGTGGAGGCGACCGAGATATCGATATCTCCCAGAATCAGAATGAAAGCCATCGGAAAGACAATAAAAGCCTTATCCAAAAAAGTCATGGTAGCGCTGAGCAACCCGCGTCCATCCAGATAATAAGGGGACAGACAGGCATTGATGGTATTCACGAGGATGAAGATCAGGACGAGCATCCATTCCCACTGGAAGAAAAACTGCTTCAGATTGAATTCTTTCCGGGATATTATGGTCTTGGGTTCCATGGCCTATATCTTCCTCCTCAAGAGATTATTCCGGTCAACTCCCCTTTTCACCAGGACGTTCGTTAAGACGGCAATCAGGATAATCAGGCCCTGGATCGCCTGTTGCCAGAAGGGAGAAACATTGATCAGCGGCAGGGCGTTGTTCAGAATTCCCAGCAGCAGCGACCCCAGAATAATCCCGGAGATCTTTCCTGACCCGCCGGCGATGCTTACCCCTCCTAAAACACAGGCGGCAATGACATTCATTTCATACCCCATCCCGGTATCATTCTGCGCCGAAGCGAACCGGGAAACCCACAATACCCCGGCCAGCCCGGCCAGAGTCCCCATGATGGTATACACCAATAATAGAATCCGGGAGGTGTTGATGCCGCTGATCCGGGCCGAATCGGGATTGCTCCCCACCGCGTAAATCTGGCGGCCGGTACGGGTATGGTTGATGAAATAGAACGATATCAGGTAAATTAGAATCGCGATAAAAATCAGGGTATTGATGCCGAGAATCGAACCGGTGGCGATGCCTTTGAAACTGTCGGGCATCTGATAGGCGCTGACCCATTTCCCGCCGCTCACCATAAAAGTCAGGCCGCGAAACACGTTCATCATCCCCAGGGAAGCGATAATGGGCAGGATCTGTGCTTTTGCGACCAGCAAGCCCAAGACGAGTCCACAAACCATCCCGACCAGTGTCCCAAGTAGAATGACCCAAAGCGGGGAGAGCCCCGGATTGGCGCCGACCGTCATGGCGGACAGCATGCCCGAGAGGGCCAACGTGGCCCCGATGGAAAGATCGATCCCCCGGGTCACGATGACCAACATCATGCCGACCGCCAGAATACTCAAGATGGCCGTATTGATAACCAGATCGTTAATATTTTCCGCTGTCAGAAAGCTGGCATTGCGCGTCTGGACCAAAACCGCCAGAATCATGATGAATCCCAGCAAGCCGAGTTCCCGAAACTTGGCGATCCTGACACTCAGCAGTGTTTTATTGAAAGCCTTTTCCGTTACAGCCATGCGTCTCTCCTCCCACTGTTATCCTGCGGTTTGAGCGGTTTTTTCGTCGCTGCGGTTTACCATCGCGGCCTCGAGGATGATCTCCTGAGTCGCATCCTGGCCGTCCAGGATCTTGGTCACCCTTCCTTCCCGCATCACGATGATCCGGTCGCTCATACCGAGCACCTCCGGCATTTCGGAGGAGATCATGATGATTCCGTAGCCTTGGTGCGCCAGATCCCGCATGATTTCATAGATGGCCGACTTCGCCCCGACATCAATGCCTTTGGTGGGTTCATCCAGGATGATGATCTTGACCTCCGTGGTCAGCAACTTTGCCACCAGTACTTTTTGCTGATTCCCGCCCGAGAGTGAACCGACCGGATCAAAAACGCTTTTGGCCTTAACTTGAAGTTTCTCCGCAAAGGTGCGCGCGACATCCGCCTCTTTGGATTCATTTAACCAGCCTCGCGTTGCCAGCTTCTTTAAAGCTGGCAGCGTGATGTTCCGCGCTACGCCCCAAGGGAGCAGGAGCCCCTGTTTCTGGCGGTCTTCGGGCAGGTAGCCGATGCCCAGCTCCATTGCAGCCAAGGGGTGAGTGATGTCCACCTTTTTCCCGGCCACGAAGATCTCACCCCGATCATAAGGGGTAATGCCGAAAATCGCTTGACAGACCTCGCTCCGGCCCGCTCCCACCAGTCCCGTCAATCCTAAAATTTCTCCCTGATGAAGCGCGAATGAAACATCGGCGAAGACCCCGGTTTTTCCAAGTTTCTCGACCCGCAGCGCCTCCGCGCCGACGGTTTTTTTTCGCTCCGGAAACATCTGGGTAATTTCCCGGCCTACCATGGCGACGATCAGTTTTTCACTGGAGATCTCTTTGACATCCCAAGTTCCGATATACCGTCCGTCTCTTAGTACCGTGACCCTGCCGGCCAACCGGTACATATCCTCCAGGCGGTGGGAGATAAAGATCACCGCGGCGCCGTTATCCCGGAGTTGCTTGGTAATCCTGTATAATTCCTCGCTCTCCCGTTTGGTCAGGGCCGAAGTCGGTTCGTCCATGATGATGATCTTCGCGTTGGTGGAAAGCGCTTTGGCGATCTCCACGGTTTGCTGCTGGGCCACGCTCAGGGCGCCCATCTGGGTTTTGGGATCGATCTCCACTCCCAGCTCAGTCAGGAGCCTTTTGGCCTCCTGATGCATCGGGCGCCACAAGATCCGGCCGGTCCCCCGTTGCACCTTTTCGTGGCTCATGAAGATATTTTCCGTAACCGTCAGATCGGGATAACAGGTCACATGCTGATAAATGGCGGCAATCCCCAGGTTTTGCGCATCATGCGGGTTACGAATCTCCACTCGCGCGCCGTTGAGGTAAATCTCGCCTTGAGCGGGCGGATGGACCCCGGTGATAATCTTAATGAAGGTCGATTTGCCGGCCCCGTTCTCTCCCATCAGCGCGTGGATCTCCTGCGGTTTCAGCTGGAAATGCACGTTATCGAGGGCTTTTACGCCAGGAAACGTTTTGGTAATCCCTTTCATTTCCAATAAATATTCTGCCAATTGCTCTCCTCCATTCCGTCGCCGCCGCTCAGCCTATCTCAACGGCCCATATTCTTCCGGAAGATATCTTTTCCGTGGCTGCAGACGATCCTTGGGTTCCCGACGCTCCGTCCCGAGTCATTCAAGATGCTCACCCGGTTGCAACGGATGATCATTCGGTTGCTGAACACGTTCGCTCCGTTATGGTACATGTTCGCTTCATTGCCAGATCAGTTCGCACAGTTACTGTGCATGCTCACCCGATTACTGTGCGTAGTTGCTCACTTGCCGTGGAAGCTCACTCCGTTGCGGTGCATACTTGCTCAGTTGCCGTGCATGTTCGCACCGTTCCGGAGTCATTCCGCACAGTAGATAGGCACGCTTATTCTGCTGTTGCGCAGGCATATTCAGTTACGGAAGCTGTTGATTCACTGGTAAAATTACAGATAGCTTGTGAGAGGTTTCATCTCGCTGTTCGATCCAACCAAACGAAGCATTGCCTTGGTTCATTCATTGACGAGATCTCAAATCGGAAGAAGTTCTAGGTGAGTGGATGACGTCGCAATCAGCATACTGGAACTCAACTTTCACAACTGATTTTTACGTTGCAGAAGTTTAAGTTGGGCACAAATTAATTGGACATCGCTTGGGTTTGAAGGATTATCATGGGGCCATCCGGAACGACCGCCCATCGGGCGTCCGGTCCGAATCGAGCGAATAATTGATCAAGGGCAGATTCCAACGAAGAGAGCGCCTTAAAATGATACTTCTCCAGCTGCTCACGGGCAATTCCCCCGGAATACACCCAGATCGGATTTCGCAGCATGACTTGGTAGGTTTCCTGGGCGCACCATTGGTCGGGAATAAAAAACTCCCGCCGCGACAAGCGTTCCAAGAAATGGGCCGGCGTATCCACGAGTTCAAGAAGCTCGCGATATTCGGGGCTGCCGACGCCTTCGGAACAGGCAGTGGCAATGACAACCACTCCGCCGGGTTTTAACGCTTTCGCAGCCGCGGTCATCCCCTTGACGCTTTGGTAGAGATTGCAGTCCAGCGGCGCTCCGGCGTTGGTGGTGAGGATAAAATCCAACGGTTCCGCTAATTCATGTACACAATGTTGGGCCAAAAAGGCGCAACCCTGCAAGTGAGCCTGGACCGGATCGCCGGCAAAGACGCCGGTGATCGCTTTGGCCGGATTTAAAGTCACATTGACGATAAAATCCGCTCCGGCTCTCGCCATGATCGCCAGGCCGGCCTCGTGGAAGGGATTCCCCTCCAGCACGCCGTAAGTCGTCAACGGATGGGCGATCATCTCCGGTCCATGCATATATTGGAGCGTCTCGATGGAAGAAATTCCGGGAAGGATCGATTTGCGCCCGCCCGAGTATCCCGCCCACATATGCGGTTCAATGAAACCGGTGAGAATTTTTAAGTCCGCTTCATAATAAAGCCGGTTCACGTAAACCGGGACCCGATCGCCGATGGTTCCGACATATGCCATGGTTTCGATCCGTTTTGAAAAATGATTCACCACGCGGTAGCGCCCGGCAATCTCTTTCCCGATCAGTTGTTCCAGCTCAGTTCCTTCGTTGGGCCGGTGAATGCCGGTAGCCACCAGGATCGTAATATTCTCCCGGGCGATTCCGTTTTCCTCAAGGATATCGAGGATTGGCGGCAACAAAATCCGGTTGGGGACCGGCCGGGTGATATCACTCACCACGATGCAGACGTTTTTCTTTCCCCGCGCCAGTTGCGCCAAAGACGCCGCCGCGATGGGAGCTGCCAACCTTTTTTGCAGTTCCGCTTGGGAATCCTCCAGCGGCGGAGCCTCCGCCGGCGTCAGAACCCCCAGGAATCCGGGAGTCTCCGGCAGATCGACCGTCAGACCCGCCCGGCCATATTTCAGATTGACTCGCATGGCGCCTCCCCCTATCGAACCAAAAAACTACCGTTGCGAAGCGATGGCCCAAGTATCCCGGGCAATGACCAGTTCCTCATCGGCCGCGACTACCGCGACCTTCACTCGCGAATCTCTACTGGAAATAATCTTTTCCGGCTGGGGGTCCTGATTCCTGGCCGCGTCCAGCTCAATGCCCAGAAATTCCAGGCCGGACAGGATAGCCGCCCTGACTTGCGCCGACCCTTCCCCGACTCCTCCCGCAATGGTGAGAGCGTCGATTCCTCCCATGGCCGCGGCGTACGCTCCAATATATTTCTTGGTGCGGTAAACAAAAGTCTCGTATGCAGCGTGGGCCCGCGAATCTCCGGTGGTAATGGCCAGCTCCACTTCGCGCAGATCGTTACTGATCCCGGAGATACCCAGCCATCCGGACTCATTGCACAGCAGCTTTTCCATGCGTTCCGGAGCCATGCCCTCGCGGCGCATCAGGTACGTTACCACCAGCGGGTCCAGATCCCCGCAACGGGTAGACTGAACCAATCCTTCGGTCGGAGTCAGGCCGGTGCTGACATCGATCGATTTTCCGTAACGCAAGGCATTGGCGGTGGTACCGCTACCCAGCATCAATTGCACCAGACGCAATTTTTCCACCGGGGTTTCAAACAATACCGCCGCGCGTTCCGCCATATACTGAAAGGCGATCCCGTGAAATCCGTACCGCCGG encodes:
- a CDS encoding ABC transporter permease; its protein translation is MRNVPIVTEPKGVPQRSLFRSSATQKILAFASLIVMFIFFSLASPNFANVNNIIGILLSTAVNGVLAVGTTFVIITGGIDLSVGTVMTFGAVMTGVFITFLKLPIYIGVLGGLAAGALCGFISGSLTARMKIPPFIATLGMMMITKGLSLVISGTKPIYFTDTLPFMNIAMGTVLGIPSAVWIFFGVAIIANLVLTKTALGRYTFALGSNEEAARLSGINVDAWKIGIYTLGGAFSGLAGIIMASRLASAQPALGQGYEMEAIAAAVIGGTSLSGGEGTILGTVIGAFVMSVLTNGLRILSIPQEWQTVVVGSVVILAVYMDIIRRKKAH
- a CDS encoding sugar ABC transporter ATP-binding protein is translated as MDEILVRMEGIEKTFPGVHALSQCQFELRSGEIHALVGENGAGKSTLMKVLTGVYRKDAGRIFYQGKEVEIVNPKTAQELGISIIYQEFNLMPHLTVAQNIFIGREPRQRAHFILNEPEMNRQTQELLDALHLDLDPRIRVADLTVAKQQMVEIAKALSYQSKVLIMDEPTATLTEAEIKELFRIIRQLRDKGVGVIYISHRMEELKQISDRVTVMRDGRYIDTVVTADVTIDRIIGMMVGREIYETFHQNTVDAGSEIVLEVKNLNRGRLIRDVSFQLKKGEVLGFAGLMGAGRTEVARAIFGADPIDSGEIYVKGRRIGIKNPKDAVRCGIGYLSEDRKRYGLILGMELETNIVLAAFERFLGFMGWVNVARTRSQAQAIVEELQIKTPGLQQRVKHLSGGNQQKVVVGKWLVRDCDILIFDEPTRGIDVGAKSEIYKLLNRLAESGKAIIMISSELPEILRMSHRIVVMCEGRITGELSAAEATQERIMQYATSR
- a CDS encoding sensor histidine kinase, whose product is MLKGLRLTGFSRRMAVSFSILIFIVIVFQQIATDYVIRFTVQDINKNYIQVILKQKNEKLTKFVADLDLFSKTIISNREIQALLVKGRNADAFISRFSPELSYAISNEIEGFFIVSKSGAIYQEAEIELVEYVHSHIAAIERRLEHSRGEMLFSRSEFVRYAAKNRGDHFFLVARKIRDLDTFQDIGFIIMVVRETKLWDNFTMEGDIGAAYIADRQGNIIAGRPERWVGANVYGEYGKILQKGILNAVAGSALRKGFVINFITNDVTQWKLLSIVSINDLNKNYANIQRLILIIGIVAIIVAIYISVIISQKITGPVRELVRSMRKVMAGNLNVNAAATSAADPVDEMKELNEVFNEMTKELRYLIEEVYQENLREKEAELRALKAQINPHFLYNTLDTIYWMLVLKGDEETSVLITKLGEILRYSIKKGNSNVTVQEELQQIENYLFIQKARFEDALTYELQVDPNIFGCEILSFLIQPFVENAVNHGITNGRGYGKVLIKGYRQGENLIFEISDDGKGMTEAQLATITAQKNHGDPVQRGIGIANVHHRIKYYYGSPYGVKIESEIDKGTKVTIMLPTTEA
- a CDS encoding ABC transporter substrate-binding protein, which translates into the protein MKKVRIGFTLVCLLLVVSLLSGLSLAANPRIYIPVISKGFQHQFWQAVKLGAEKAAKEFDVDITFEGPESEAMVDKQIDMLQTALSKNPKAICLAALDSKAVIPLLMQAKASNIPVIGFDSGVDSDIPVATAATDNVAAAALAADKMAQLIGGKGEVAVIVHDQTSRTGIDRRDGFVNRIKSKYRNIKIVDIQYGAGDHLKSTDLAKAIMQAHPNLKGFFGANEGSAIGVLNAVTELKKTGKIVVVGYDSGKPQIDAVHSGKMAGAITQNPIGIGYEAVKAAVMAIKGQKVKKVIDTGFFWYDRTNIDSAQIKPLLYD